GGTGTGCTTTTCCGATCAGACGTCGCACGCCGTGATGTCGGGGCAGTTCATGATGGAACAGACATTCTTCCTGCCCGCCGAAGCGATGGTGCACCCCGAGTGCTCGCCGCTGGCGGTGTTGCAACGTCTCACGCATCGTGCGCTGATCTGAATGGCGCTGCGTCTCATCTATCGCGCGCTCTGGTGGATCGTTGCCCCATTGGCGGTGATCCGTCTGTGGTGGCGTGGCCGGTTTGAACCGGGCTATCGTCGTCACATCGGGGAACGCTTCGGCTTCTACGATTCACCGCCATACACCGGCCGCCCGTTGATCTGGGTGCACGCCGTCTCCGTGGGGGAGACGCGCGCGGCGCAGCCATTGATCGATGCGCTGCTCGAACGCTATCCGTCTCACGGCATCCTGCTCACGCACATGACGCCTACCGGGCGCGCGACAGGCGAAAACCTGTTTGGCGATCGTGTGTTGCGTTGTTATCTGCCTTACGACATGGTTGGGCCGATCCGGCGATTCCTGAAGCAATGGCGACCGAGCGTCGGCGTGGTGATGGAGACGGAAGTCTGGCCGAACCTGATTTTCACCTGCAGGGAAAACGGTGTGCCGCTGGTGCTGACCAATGCGCGAATGTCGGCGCGCTCCTTCCGGCGTGCCGCCCGCTTTGGCGACGCGGCGAAGCCCGTCTTCGGCGGTTTCAGCCGTGTGTTCGCACAGAGCGACGCCGATGCCGAACGCCTTCGCATGCTGGGAGCGAACGACGTCGACGTGATGGGCAATCTGAAGTTCGACATGACGCCCCCGCCCGCGTTGCTCGCATTGGGGGCGCGTTGGCGCGAGCGCTTCGGCGATCGCAAGGTCTGGCTGGCAGCGAGCACTCGCGATGGCGAGGAAGCGCTGGTGCTCCAGGCCCGCGCCATGCTCGCGGCCGCCTCGGACGTCGGGCGACGCTCGTTGCTGGTGCTTGTGCCGCGTCATCCGCAGCGCTTCGACGAAGTGGCGACGATGCTCGAGAAGGTGCGTCTCAACTACGTTCGTCGCAGTGCATGGCCCGACGACGATACGCCGCTGCCTGCCGATGTCGACGTCGTGCTCGGCGATTCGATGGGTGAGATGGCCGCGTATTTCTCCGCGGCCGATGTCGCATTCATCGGGGGAAGCCTGTTGCCGTTGGGCGGTCAGAACCTGATCGAGGCTTGCGCGGCGGGCACGCCGGTGGTCTTCGGTCCACACATGTTCAACTTCACGCAGGCCAGCGAAAACGCGCTGACGGCGGGCGCGGCGCGGCGCGTCAGCGATGCCGGCGAACTCGCCACGGCGTTGGCCGATCTGCTGCTCAACGACGACCGGCGTCTTGCGATGCGCACTGCTGCGACGTTGTTCGCGAAGCAGCATCAAGGGGCGACCGCGCGCACTGTCACGGCGTTGGGACGTTGGCTCGACGCAGGCTTGGTGGCTCCGCAGGACTGATCTGTCGAGCGTCGTCCGCGTCGTCCGTTGACGCTTATGCACGTCGATAAACAAAATGCCTCGCATGCCGAACTGGCCATGCGAGGCATTTTGCTATGCGCCTCAGCGCTATCTCAGCGCACCGTCGGTCCGATTAGCGACGCATCGGCGGCGCCGCGATGCCCGGACGGACACCGCGCGCGGGCAACCCCGTGCCGGCACCGGCGGGCGTGGCTTCGCGAGCCCCGGCCATGGCCGCGGAAGCGTCCTGATTTTCGGTGAGCAGCGCGTTGAGCAATTGCAGATCCGTGTCCACGAGGGTGGCGGCGCTGGCCTTCAGTTGAAGGCTGGAGAGCAGCGTGCTGTAGCGCGCTTTGGCGAGATCGCGCCGGGTCGTGAAGAGCTTGTCTTCGGCGTTGAGCACGTCGGCATTGATACGAATACCGACCTGATAGCCGAGCTTGTTCGACGCGACCGACGACTGCGCCGATTGCTCGGCCGCCTCAAGCGCCTTGACCTGCGCGAGTCCGCTGGAAACACCGAGATACGATTGGCGCGCGCTGAAGACGGCAAGCCGACGCGCGTCGTCCAGATCGGTCATCGCTTTGTCTTCGAGGGCGAGTGTCTGGCGCAACTTGCTTTGCACGGCCCCGCCCGAGAAGATCGGAATACTGACCTGAATGCCGATCTGTCCTGCAGAACTCGGTCCTGCGCCTTGACTGGAGGGGCTCGACATCGCCGACGACAACAGACTGTTGGCGTTGCCCACATTCGAGTGTGCGCCGGCGGCGACCAGATCGACCGACGGCATGTAGCCCGACTTTGCCTTGGACGTTTCGCGCCGCGCGGTTTCGAGCGTGAGCGTTTGCAGTTGCACGCCGTAGTTGGCCTGCTCTGCTTGCGCGACCCAGTCGGCGACGTTGTTCGGTTGCGGCGACGGCAGCGTGGCGCCGGCGCGCAGCGTGGCGAGCGAGCCGACCGGATGCCCGACGATTCGCGCAAACGCAGCACGGCGCACGTCGAGCGTGTTCTGCGCGGCAATTTCCTGCGCTGTGGCCTGATCGAAGCTGGCTTGCGCTTCGTTGGCGTCGACGATCGTGGCGTTGCCGACCTCGAAGTTCCGCTTGGCGGAGGCGAGTTGCTCGGCGATCGCTTGCTTGTGCGTGCCGGCGAGCGCCAGATCGTCCTGCGCGGCGAGCACGTCGAAATAGGCGGTCGCCACACGCAGAATCAGATCCTGCTCCGCTTGCGCAAACGATGCCTCCGCACTCGCCACCGTCAGCTTGCCTTGCTGATACGACTGCCAGCTATCCCAGTGGAAGATGGGCTGCGTGAGCGCCAGGCTGTAGCCGCTGCTGACGAACGTGTTCGAAACGTTCCCCGAGCCATAGTGCGTATTGACCGAGCCCCAGCGTGCCGTGACTTGCGGCAGGAGCGCGGCCCGCGCTTGCGGCAGCGCCTCGACATTGGCGAGATAGGCCGAGCGGGCACTGGCGATCAGCGCATCGCGGCTCTGGGCTTCGCTGTAGAGCTGGAGGAGGTCGGTAGCGCCCGCAGGGGCGGCGTGAAGCATGAAGGCTGCGAGCGTCGTCGCCAGGACGAGGGGGCTCGCAGAGAGAGTGCGCCGCGCAGGCGCACGCTTGGCCGCGCGCTCAGGCGCGGCAAGCCTCGGGGGGCGCATGGCCCTCGCTCAGTAAGTCGGCATCGACGGATCGACCTGGCGAGCCCAGGCATCGATTCCGCCGTCCAGATTGAACATCTGGGAGAAACCTTGTTGTTCCAGAAACATCGCGGCGCGCGCACTGCGCATGCCGTGATGGCAGATGCACACGATGGGCGCATCGGCGTCGAGTTCGGTCAGACGCGCGGGCACGTCGCCGAGCGGCACGTTCTTGCTCTGGGCGATGTGGCAGGTCTGCACTTCCCAATCCTCACGCACGTCGAGGAGCGTGGGTTGGCTGCGGTCCCCGTCCGCGAGCCACTGGGCCAATTGCGCCGGTGTAATGTTTTGCATGATGTTCGTGTGTCGTATGGATGGCGTCCGGCTCTCGTCAATTCCCGCACGCATTTGCCCCCACAAAAGGGCGCGGGACCGGTACGCTCGCGGCATTCCGGGAGCGCGCCATCCGTCGCCGGACAACGCATCACCCGGGCGCCGGGCTCAGAACTTGAAGCTCGACGGTTGCGGCGCGACCAGATAGGCCACTTGCGTCTCGAACAGGTTTTCCGTGCGGTACTCGGTCTCGGACATGCGCGTGATGAGCTTCGCTTCCATGACCGGGCTGCCACCGACAAACGCTGCCAGACGACCACCGACCTTCAGTTGGTCGAGGAAGGCCTGCGGCAGTTCGGCAAGCGCGCCCGAGATGGCGATCACGTCATACGGTGCGGCGGCGCTCCAGCCTTGTGCGCCGTCGGCATTGACGACTTCCACATTGGTCACGCCGTTGGCGCGCAGCGTCTGCTGGGCGGTCCGGGCGAGATTGGCGTCGAACTCGACGGTCGTCACGTGATGGGCGTTATAGGCGAGCAGGGCGGCCATGTAGCCCGAACCCGTGCCGATTTCGAGCACGTTTTCGTTCTTCTTCGGCGCCAGCGCTTGCAGAATGCGCGCTTCGACGCGCGGGAACATCATATGCTGGCTCTTGTCGGCGATGGCCGCGCCCGGCAGCGGCAGTTCAACGTCGGTGAAGGCGAGGGCGCGCTGGGCCGTCGGCACGAATTCCTCGCGCTTGACGAGCTTGAGCAGATTGAGCACTTCTTGATCGAGCACGTCCCAGGGACGGATTTGCTGCTCGATCATGTTAAAGCGGGCCTGTTCGTAATTCATCTCGGTTACCGTGGGTAGTAGGCAAACACAACCCGACATTTTACCAGTTCCGGGCGGCAGTCATGATGGCGCGTGAACTTTTGCCGCATCGGCGGCGCAGAGACGGCGCGCACAGCGGCAAAGCGGTGACTATGCCGCGGCTTTGGGGGTGCCCGGTTGGGCGACCCGGAGCAGGTACGCGCCGCACATCGTCGCCATCTGATCGGCAATCTGCCCCGCCAGCGTTTCGTAGCACGCACCGGCGGGGGCGCGGTTCTCCAGAATCGCCTTGATGGGGCCGCTCATCGAGTTCAGGAAGACGAAGGCGACCGTCTCGGGATCGTCGAAATGCGCGTCGTGCGCCGTTTTCAGCATGCCGACCACGGCCCCATGCATGCGTGTGGCCGCCCCGGCGAACACCTCCCGCCCATCCAGATCCTCCGAGAGCCGGTACAGCGCCTGTGCCTCCTCGATGTCCGTCATCTTCGCGCCGACGTATGCCTTGGCAAGCGAGCGTGCCATCACTTCCAGCGGCTGTCCGTGGGCCGACGCGCACGTCGTCTCCACGGTTTCGACGATCCGATCGATATGCCGCCCGAGCACTGCATAGAGCAGCACCTGTTTGTTCTGGAAGTACTGGTACAAGGTGCCGACCGACACCCCCGCACGCTCGGCAACGCGCGTGGTGGTCAATTGACGCCCGCCGTCGAGCAGCAAAACCTGAAGCGCGGCTTCGAAAATGGCGTCGATGGTGACCCGTGAACGCGCTTGCTGCGGCGATTTACGGGGCGTTGCGGGGGCCTGGCTGTCCGGTTTCATATGCGAATGGAAAAGCTGAAGGATTCTTCATAAACTCGATGCTAACAAATTTGCGTGCGGTCAGGCGCAGCACAACAGGGATTTCGACGGGAGCAGTGATGAAACGGGACGCAATCGAGAGCGCGGTACGCGAGGACGCCGAACGTCATCTGGGCAACGTGGCACTGGTAACGGGCGCGACGCGGGGCATTGGGCAAGAAGTGGCGCGGGCGCTGGCCGAGGCCGGCATGACAGTCCTCGTGGGGGCACGAGAGGAAGCGAAGGGTGAAGAGGTCGTCGAACCGCTGCGCAAAGCGGGTTTTCAGGCGGAGACGCTGGTGATCGACCTGTTGCGGCCTGAGACGCTTCACGCGGCGGCCTATCGCATCGGGCGCTATCACGGACGGCTCGACGTGCTGGTGAACAACGCCGGCGTGACCGATCCGCGCGACGACGCGCCGGAGAAGGCGTCCATCGAAGCGGTCGAGCGGGTGTTTGCCACGAACTTCTTCGGCACCTTGCGCGTGACGCAAGCCATGTTGCCGTGGCTGGCGCGCTCGGAGCGGGCGCGCATCGTCAATGTATCGAGTGGCCTCGGCTCGCTCGCGCACAACAGCGATCCGGCATGGGAGCATTCGGCGTTCCGCCAGATCGGCTTCAACGCCTCGAAGGCGGCATTGAACATGTTAACGGTGCAGCTATCGCACACGTTGCGCGAGACGTCGATCACGGTGAACTCGGTCGATCCGGGCGCGCCTGCCGACCTTGCGATCGATGCGAACGGCAAGCGTGTGCGACAAGGGCTGGCCGACGGCGCGCGCAGCGTGCTGATGCTGGCGCTCGGTGAGCGCGGGCCGGTCACCGGCGGGTTCTTCGACGTGGAGGGGCGTTTGCCCTGGTAAGGCAGACGCAGGGCGCCTGCGTCGCCACTCACGGTAGAATGCGCGGCCTGATACCGCGTTGTCCCGAGCGGATGACGCTGCACCTCCCGCATTTTTCCGATTCCCTCATGAATTGCCGACCCCACTGTGCGGCGTGTTGCATCGCGCCTTCCATCTCGACGCCGATTCCGGGCATGCCGCATGGCAAGCCGGCGAATACCCGTTGCGTGCAGTTGGACACCGACGATCGCTGCCGGATTTTTGGCAGCCCTCTGCGCCCGGCGGTCTGTGGCTCGTTGCAGCCGTCGGCCGAGATGTGTGGCGACGGTCGCGCGCAGGCCATCGCATGGCTGTCGCAACTGGAAGCGATGACGGCGCCGATGGCGGCGTGAGTCATGCGTATCGACGCGAATCGGCGCGTGTCGGCCGAATAGAGGCAATGCGGGGCGTGCAAGCGCGTCATCTGCGGGTGCTATAGTCGCGCGTGTCGGGCGCCGGGCGCCCTGTAGCGGAACGTGACATGCCGGATAGCCTCCCTTCAGATCAGTCCATTCTTCAGCAGTGCGAGACGCCTGCTGCACCGTCGACCTCGCACGTTTCGCGCCGTCGTTGGCTCGTGTTGACGGGCGCGGCAGTGATTGCCGCCGGGCTGGCGGCGTGTGCGGGATTGCCGTTCGGCAACGACTACACCTTCTCCGAGAGTCAGTTGCAACGTGCGCTGGAGCGCAAATTCCCGTTCGACCGCCGTGTGCTGGCGGTGCTCGACGTGAACCTCACGCACCCGAGACTGACCCTGCTGCCGGATCGCAATCGTCTGGCGGTGGCGGTCGATGCCACGGTGACGCATCCGCTCGGTGGCGCGCCGCTGACCGGCACGCTCGCCATCGACAGCGCACTCGCCTACGATCCCGCCACCCTGTCGGTGGTGCTGCGCGATCCGGAGGTCGAGACATTCACCATCGATGGCCTGCCCGAGCGCTGGTCGCGGCAACTGAACGCCGCAGGCGCCCTGATCGCGACGCAATTGCTGCAAGGCGCGCCTATCTACACGTTCAAGCCCGAGCAACTCAACATCGGTGGCGTGGCACGTCAGCCGGGCGCCATCACGGTGCTCTCGCACGGCGTGAACGTCAAATTCGATTCGCGTTGACGCGAGCGGCCGTCTGAATCGGCCAACGGCGTCGGCGGGGCTGTCTCTCCAATCCGCTATCACGACTTCTCAGGAACTCATTGCATGGACTTGTTGCTGGCGTTCAAAGCCGTCATTCTCGGTGTGGTCGAAGGTCTGACCGAATTTCTGCCGATCTCGTCGACCGGTCACCTGATTCTGGCGGGCAGTCTGCTCGACTTCAACGACGAAAAGGGCAAGGTCTTCGAGATCGTGATTCAGTTCGGCGCGATTCTTGCCGTGTGCTGGGAATTTCGCGTCAAGATTTCGCAGGTG
This window of the Pandoraea fibrosis genome carries:
- a CDS encoding TetR/AcrR family transcriptional regulator gives rise to the protein MKPDSQAPATPRKSPQQARSRVTIDAIFEAALQVLLLDGGRQLTTTRVAERAGVSVGTLYQYFQNKQVLLYAVLGRHIDRIVETVETTCASAHGQPLEVMARSLAKAYVGAKMTDIEEAQALYRLSEDLDGREVFAGAATRMHGAVVGMLKTAHDAHFDDPETVAFVFLNSMSGPIKAILENRAPAGACYETLAGQIADQMATMCGAYLLRVAQPGTPKAAA
- a CDS encoding rhodanese-like domain-containing protein, giving the protein MQNITPAQLAQWLADGDRSQPTLLDVREDWEVQTCHIAQSKNVPLGDVPARLTELDADAPIVCICHHGMRSARAAMFLEQQGFSQMFNLDGGIDAWARQVDPSMPTY
- the waaA gene encoding lipid IV(A) 3-deoxy-D-manno-octulosonic acid transferase; protein product: MALRLIYRALWWIVAPLAVIRLWWRGRFEPGYRRHIGERFGFYDSPPYTGRPLIWVHAVSVGETRAAQPLIDALLERYPSHGILLTHMTPTGRATGENLFGDRVLRCYLPYDMVGPIRRFLKQWRPSVGVVMETEVWPNLIFTCRENGVPLVLTNARMSARSFRRAARFGDAAKPVFGGFSRVFAQSDADAERLRMLGANDVDVMGNLKFDMTPPPALLALGARWRERFGDRKVWLAASTRDGEEALVLQARAMLAAASDVGRRSLLVLVPRHPQRFDEVATMLEKVRLNYVRRSAWPDDDTPLPADVDVVLGDSMGEMAAYFSAADVAFIGGSLLPLGGQNLIEACAAGTPVVFGPHMFNFTQASENALTAGAARRVSDAGELATALADLLLNDDRRLAMRTAATLFAKQHQGATARTVTALGRWLDAGLVAPQD
- a CDS encoding DUF1439 domain-containing protein — protein: MPDSLPSDQSILQQCETPAAPSTSHVSRRRWLVLTGAAVIAAGLAACAGLPFGNDYTFSESQLQRALERKFPFDRRVLAVLDVNLTHPRLTLLPDRNRLAVAVDATVTHPLGGAPLTGTLAIDSALAYDPATLSVVLRDPEVETFTIDGLPERWSRQLNAAGALIATQLLQGAPIYTFKPEQLNIGGVARQPGAITVLSHGVNVKFDSR
- a CDS encoding protein-L-isoaspartate O-methyltransferase family protein — translated: MNYEQARFNMIEQQIRPWDVLDQEVLNLLKLVKREEFVPTAQRALAFTDVELPLPGAAIADKSQHMMFPRVEARILQALAPKKNENVLEIGTGSGYMAALLAYNAHHVTTVEFDANLARTAQQTLRANGVTNVEVVNADGAQGWSAAAPYDVIAISGALAELPQAFLDQLKVGGRLAAFVGGSPVMEAKLITRMSETEYRTENLFETQVAYLVAPQPSSFKF
- a CDS encoding YkgJ family cysteine cluster protein, which gives rise to MNCRPHCAACCIAPSISTPIPGMPHGKPANTRCVQLDTDDRCRIFGSPLRPAVCGSLQPSAEMCGDGRAQAIAWLSQLEAMTAPMAA
- a CDS encoding TolC family outer membrane protein, with product MLHAAPAGATDLLQLYSEAQSRDALIASARSAYLANVEALPQARAALLPQVTARWGSVNTHYGSGNVSNTFVSSGYSLALTQPIFHWDSWQSYQQGKLTVASAEASFAQAEQDLILRVATAYFDVLAAQDDLALAGTHKQAIAEQLASAKRNFEVGNATIVDANEAQASFDQATAQEIAAQNTLDVRRAAFARIVGHPVGSLATLRAGATLPSPQPNNVADWVAQAEQANYGVQLQTLTLETARRETSKAKSGYMPSVDLVAAGAHSNVGNANSLLSSAMSSPSSQGAGPSSAGQIGIQVSIPIFSGGAVQSKLRQTLALEDKAMTDLDDARRLAVFSARQSYLGVSSGLAQVKALEAAEQSAQSSVASNKLGYQVGIRINADVLNAEDKLFTTRRDLAKARYSTLLSSLQLKASAATLVDTDLQLLNALLTENQDASAAMAGAREATPAGAGTGLPARGVRPGIAAPPMRR
- a CDS encoding SDR family NAD(P)-dependent oxidoreductase codes for the protein MKRDAIESAVREDAERHLGNVALVTGATRGIGQEVARALAEAGMTVLVGAREEAKGEEVVEPLRKAGFQAETLVIDLLRPETLHAAAYRIGRYHGRLDVLVNNAGVTDPRDDAPEKASIEAVERVFATNFFGTLRVTQAMLPWLARSERARIVNVSSGLGSLAHNSDPAWEHSAFRQIGFNASKAALNMLTVQLSHTLRETSITVNSVDPGAPADLAIDANGKRVRQGLADGARSVLMLALGERGPVTGGFFDVEGRLPW